The Candidatus Bathyarchaeota archaeon genome includes a region encoding these proteins:
- a CDS encoding glycosyltransferase family 4 protein, producing the protein MTKLRLAVFNTQPPHLYYGGVERRIIETANRLQNTADITVYSGTKAGFKNKTRLNGADLVPCHSTDIVFPIDNWTFNRSLVKKANAIDADVFEAHAVSGYGFPKKLKQLGIAKPFIHTIHGVLADEYEQARMEGHRSLRGKIANRFMRYLAGLEKETAKDAALIVTISKYSLEKLQKYYGVDASKVRIIPNGVDTDKYKPIADTLNVRRRFGLGDGPCVLFVGSLIPRKGLHFLVEAAKNVSRIHPKLKFVIVGDGPLKTQLQQKVQSSNLLGNFVFLSRVEEEVLPELYNCGEVFVLPSIQEGQGIVLLEAQSCGKPVVAFDIGGVNEAVINGETGLLVDRGGSDALAEALLKLLGDQALRGRMGLSARRFIAENYTWNLCAQRMLNVYRETLEA; encoded by the coding sequence ATGACGAAATTGCGGTTAGCGGTCTTTAACACTCAACCCCCCCACCTCTACTATGGCGGAGTAGAACGACGCATAATAGAAACTGCTAACCGACTGCAAAACACGGCAGATATTACCGTTTATTCAGGGACCAAAGCAGGCTTCAAAAACAAAACCCGCCTAAACGGGGCAGATTTGGTTCCTTGCCACTCAACGGACATAGTTTTTCCCATAGACAACTGGACTTTTAACAGAAGTCTAGTTAAGAAAGCAAATGCCATTGACGCAGACGTCTTTGAAGCGCATGCAGTCAGCGGTTATGGTTTTCCCAAAAAACTAAAACAACTAGGCATCGCCAAACCTTTCATCCACACCATTCATGGGGTTCTCGCAGACGAATATGAACAAGCCCGAATGGAGGGGCATCGATCTTTGAGGGGAAAAATCGCTAACCGCTTTATGCGTTACCTTGCAGGTTTGGAAAAAGAAACCGCAAAAGATGCCGCTTTGATTGTTACCATTAGCAAGTATTCGCTGGAGAAACTGCAGAAATACTACGGTGTTGACGCCTCAAAGGTAAGAATTATCCCAAACGGCGTAGACACAGACAAATACAAACCCATAGCTGACACTCTTAATGTGAGGCGGCGGTTCGGTTTAGGCGATGGTCCCTGTGTACTTTTTGTAGGCAGCTTAATTCCCAGAAAGGGATTACATTTTCTAGTTGAAGCAGCCAAAAATGTTTCTCGCATACATCCGAAGTTAAAATTTGTGATTGTTGGGGACGGCCCGTTAAAAACACAGTTACAACAAAAGGTTCAGAGCTCGAACTTGTTGGGGAACTTTGTTTTCCTAAGCCGAGTGGAAGAAGAAGTGCTGCCTGAGCTTTATAACTGCGGAGAGGTATTTGTTTTGCCATCCATTCAGGAGGGACAGGGTATTGTTTTGCTTGAAGCGCAATCTTGCGGCAAGCCAGTAGTTGCTTTTGACATTGGAGGAGTCAACGAGGCAGTAATTAACGGAGAAACAGGTTTGCTTGTTGACCGAGGGGGTAGTGATGCCCTCGCGGAGGCTTTGCTGAAACTTTTAGGGGATCAAGCTTTGCGTGGACGAATGGGGCTGTCTGCCCGCAGGTTTATCGCAGAAAACTACACCTGGAACCTCTGTGCACAACGAATGCTTAATGTCTATAGGGAAACATTAGAAGCCTAA
- a CDS encoding GNAT family N-acetyltransferase: protein MIPCLHFTLMFAVKTLPEADYPFAVDLANTMNWNMAIEDFEFMASLEPDSCLLLLDDTKQAGIATCISYGKIGWFGNLIVEESYRNRGAGTALVTHAIKQLYAKGVETVGLYAYRHLAGFYEKLGFKVDKDFAVLEAKALQAIKADMLPKIGAQQLLEIISFDSEYFGGNRHKLLESIICTESNASFYISKNHGVVGYVAATIYESMAWLGPLICAPSRYDIALPLIKAALSEMTGRDVFAVLPKTEVELLEAFRGFGFREAFSVSRMFLGKAPAKNCIYMAESLERG from the coding sequence TTGATACCCTGCCTACACTTTACTTTGATGTTTGCCGTAAAAACGCTGCCCGAAGCAGACTACCCTTTTGCAGTAGACTTAGCTAACACCATGAATTGGAACATGGCAATCGAGGACTTCGAATTTATGGCTTCACTGGAACCAGACAGCTGCCTCCTTTTGCTTGACGACACAAAACAAGCAGGCATTGCAACCTGCATCAGTTACGGCAAAATAGGCTGGTTTGGCAACCTTATCGTAGAAGAATCCTACCGCAACAGAGGCGCAGGTACCGCGCTGGTAACTCACGCAATCAAACAGTTGTATGCAAAAGGTGTGGAAACAGTTGGATTGTATGCTTACAGGCACTTAGCGGGTTTCTACGAGAAGTTAGGGTTTAAAGTAGACAAAGACTTCGCAGTTTTAGAAGCAAAAGCTCTCCAAGCCATCAAGGCAGATATGTTGCCAAAAATTGGAGCACAACAACTTCTCGAAATCATAAGTTTTGATAGTGAATACTTCGGCGGAAACAGACACAAACTCCTCGAATCAATAATTTGCACAGAAAGCAACGCAAGCTTCTACATATCCAAAAACCACGGCGTTGTAGGATATGTTGCAGCAACGATTTATGAGTCAATGGCGTGGCTTGGGCCCTTAATTTGTGCCCCATCCAGATACGACATCGCATTACCGCTGATTAAAGCAGCGTTATCAGAAATGACTGGGCGAGACGTCTTTGCCGTACTCCCCAAAACCGAAGTAGAGTTGCTTGAGGCTTTTCGGGGGTTTGGATTTAGGGAAGCATTTTCTGTTTCAAGAATGTTTTTAGGCAAAGCACCTGCAAAAAATTGTATATACATGGCTGAATCATTAGAGCGAGGATAA
- a CDS encoding methyl-accepting chemotaxis protein, with the protein MTDEQKEKRSSSDQIEKLMKENQRLIEKNKEYQKQIIELLQDAIASAEKISATADETICNSAKAADLAYQTMQAATKVAQLATGATEVVGKATESAKKVCQVAGKVASSAEGASKSTAKVVQMGKEAANVSNQMAIGMQQVSTASQQVSTGAQKLAELSQDAARSSESLKKVMDEAGMIARDATAVTEEALKKAKEANEKGQKGLVAIENIKSNIARVSEAVTSMVSSVEQVGQMANSVSDIAGQTNMLALNAAIEAARAGEAGRGFAVVADAVKGLAGQSKEAAGSAINLVKGIKEAGAQTSNITQQSQVGAAEGANVVLGAIKESEGISKIMGEMTNKVSNLTNGVERGLDALNTVVKTIEEVASIAEESSSASEEASSAVEEQTAAAQQMASIARDVSTTAEQVEEVTKNVVVEAKEMATLAEGVEQVAAKIEESANEILNQTETVGSNITTVVSEVTAMAEVSEKLKNELNEVIEYRKKKLAEFLASTGN; encoded by the coding sequence GTGACTGACGAGCAAAAAGAAAAACGAAGTTCTTCTGACCAAATAGAGAAGTTAATGAAAGAAAACCAAAGGTTAATCGAAAAAAACAAAGAATACCAAAAACAAATAATTGAATTATTACAAGATGCCATAGCAAGCGCAGAAAAAATTAGCGCAACCGCAGACGAAACCATCTGCAACTCCGCAAAAGCCGCCGATTTAGCATATCAAACTATGCAAGCAGCAACCAAAGTAGCACAATTAGCAACCGGAGCAACAGAAGTAGTGGGCAAAGCAACTGAGAGCGCCAAAAAAGTCTGCCAAGTTGCAGGAAAAGTTGCAAGCAGCGCAGAAGGCGCATCTAAATCCACCGCCAAAGTTGTACAGATGGGCAAAGAAGCAGCTAATGTTTCTAATCAGATGGCCATCGGCATGCAGCAGGTTAGCACTGCATCACAGCAGGTCTCTACAGGCGCCCAAAAACTTGCCGAACTCTCGCAAGACGCAGCTAGAAGCAGCGAATCCCTAAAGAAAGTCATGGACGAAGCAGGCATGATTGCAAGAGACGCAACAGCAGTCACTGAAGAAGCCCTCAAAAAGGCCAAGGAAGCCAACGAAAAGGGACAAAAAGGCCTCGTTGCAATTGAAAACATTAAGAGTAACATCGCTCGCGTTTCCGAAGCTGTTACTTCTATGGTTAGTTCTGTTGAGCAGGTGGGTCAGATGGCTAATTCGGTTTCTGATATTGCGGGTCAAACCAACATGTTGGCGCTTAACGCGGCTATTGAGGCTGCTCGTGCTGGTGAAGCTGGCCGCGGATTCGCCGTCGTAGCCGACGCAGTTAAAGGCTTAGCTGGCCAATCCAAAGAAGCCGCAGGCTCAGCAATCAACCTAGTCAAAGGCATCAAAGAAGCAGGTGCCCAAACAAGTAACATCACTCAGCAATCACAGGTCGGTGCTGCAGAAGGTGCAAACGTCGTCTTAGGCGCTATCAAAGAATCAGAGGGTATCTCCAAAATTATGGGTGAAATGACAAATAAAGTCAGCAACCTAACCAACGGTGTCGAACGCGGCCTAGATGCATTAAACACAGTAGTTAAGACCATTGAGGAAGTTGCAAGTATCGCTGAGGAAAGTTCCTCTGCATCTGAAGAGGCATCCTCTGCTGTAGAAGAGCAAACCGCAGCAGCACAACAAATGGCAAGCATCGCCAGAGACGTTTCAACTACCGCAGAGCAAGTCGAAGAAGTAACTAAAAACGTAGTTGTTGAAGCAAAAGAGATGGCAACCCTTGCTGAAGGCGTAGAGCAGGTCGCAGCAAAAATTGAGGAATCAGCAAACGAAATTCTCAACCAAACAGAAACCGTTGGCAGCAACATAACCACAGTGGTCAGCGAAGTCACAGCCATGGCAGAAGTTTCTGAAAAACTGAAAAATGAACTCAACGAAGTCATCGAGTACAGAAAGAAGAAACTTGCTGAATTTCTGGCAAGCACTGGCAACTAG
- a CDS encoding chemotaxis response regulator protein-glutamate methylesterase — protein MGQIKVVVVDDSLLMQRVLCDLLQSDKQIVVVGTARDGEEALIKVANLKPDVVTMDIEMPKMNGLTAVRRIMESNPTPVVMISALTQREALLTLKALEFGAVDYVPKPSGQISLNMESVREELLSKVKTAACANLSSTKTTVQEDLHAPTSIGDHIISIAASTGGPPAVTKVLTSLPADSPPILIVQHMPKGVTKLFAEGLNERCKFTVKEAQEGDRVQARLALIAPGGFHMVVTKEHRIHLTTDPPVNYVRPAADVLMQSMAEVYGAKNVGVVLTGMGSDGARGIKAIKEHGGITIAQDQKTSVVYGMPNVAYQTGCVDVVAPLDKIPRQILKACNSLMQVPA, from the coding sequence ATGGGGCAAATTAAAGTCGTCGTCGTTGATGATTCGCTTCTAATGCAGAGGGTGCTCTGTGACCTTTTACAGTCAGACAAACAGATCGTTGTGGTCGGAACAGCCCGTGATGGCGAAGAGGCGCTGATAAAAGTTGCCAACCTAAAACCTGACGTTGTCACAATGGACATTGAAATGCCCAAAATGAACGGGTTAACCGCTGTTCGCAGAATTATGGAATCAAACCCCACCCCTGTTGTCATGATTAGTGCATTGACCCAGCGGGAAGCGTTGTTGACGCTTAAGGCGTTGGAGTTCGGAGCAGTAGATTACGTACCTAAACCTTCTGGCCAGATTTCGCTTAACATGGAATCTGTGCGGGAAGAATTGCTTTCTAAAGTTAAAACCGCTGCCTGCGCTAACCTTTCATCCACTAAAACAACGGTTCAAGAAGACTTACATGCACCCACCTCCATAGGTGACCACATAATTTCGATAGCGGCATCCACTGGTGGACCACCAGCTGTTACTAAGGTTTTAACTTCTCTACCTGCCGATAGCCCGCCAATTCTTATAGTTCAACACATGCCAAAAGGGGTAACAAAATTATTCGCTGAAGGCTTAAACGAACGCTGCAAATTTACAGTAAAAGAAGCCCAAGAAGGGGACCGGGTACAGGCAAGACTTGCGTTAATTGCGCCCGGTGGATTCCACATGGTTGTAACTAAAGAACATAGGATTCATCTTACTACTGACCCACCTGTGAATTATGTCCGTCCTGCAGCTGATGTTTTGATGCAGTCGATGGCAGAAGTTTACGGTGCAAAAAACGTCGGTGTCGTATTAACAGGTATGGGTTCGGATGGCGCGCGTGGGATAAAGGCAATCAAGGAACATGGAGGAATCACGATCGCCCAAGACCAAAAAACTAGCGTTGTCTACGGCATGCCAAACGTAGCCTACCAGACTGGCTGCGTAGATGTGGTTGCTCCTTTGGATAAGATTCCGCGTCAAATTCTTAAAGCTTGCAATTCTTTAATGCAGGTTCCCGCATAG